From the Trifolium pratense cultivar HEN17-A07 linkage group LG4, ARS_RC_1.1, whole genome shotgun sequence genome, the window ATTTAGGAATGTAAATTGAGGGGGATTTGCTAAGCAAAGTTGGtttataaaacaattaaaattaaaagtgatGATTGCAAACGATTAAAGAGATGATTAGAATTTTCGATTCACTTCATCTTCATGATTTGGTAAATGCGGTCCTAAGCTACCTTTTCACTCTTATTGTCACGATGAATTAACTAAATAGTTCAGACCAGTGTTAATGACTAAGAACccttttccataaaaataatttcctaatgtcttaggtcaattcaaattcatagaaAGATTTATGCTCGTTAATTCTCCTTATCATAGTACAATAATCCGATATCTCTAAAACGACTATTGACCAAACAATTATTTCAAATTCGGGTTTCAAAAGTTATGGTTAGTAATCATTCGAttcctaaattcaattcataaatTCGTCAATTCATAAAATGCATTAAGCACAGAAATAActgaataacaataatattaaaaaggTCCCAAGGATCCTCAACAATTTACATGATTCAAATCAATTCAAGGAAGATCATCTACTAGTTCTAATCAATAGAGATTTAGCTActcataataaaattaataagcaACATGGAGTAAAtaagagaagaaattaaaccaaaaatTATGTTGCTTGCCACTGCCGTCGCGTTCTGTTCCTTCTCTTCTTTCTCCCAAAGTCTGCGTCAATTAGGTTACAAAAGAAAGTTGCTTTTTATATGCCCGTGGGAACAAATCGCAACCCTTAAAGGAATGAACGAATCATCTCCCTATAACATGTTGAAAAGCAAGTACCCATCGTGCACTAAGAATAGATCGCGTCCCTATAATGCATAATCTGTCTTTTCTTATGATGACGTGTCAGCGTAGGAGCAAATCATGTGGTTGATGTCATGTACACGCGCAGCAGCTAATTGCGCCCCTATTTGATCATTATAGCAACGCGAGAAAAACAGAGAAGTAGGGCGAGAATCGGCTCACATACTTGGAATTTTTCTAAGTGTTTTTCCTCTTTTGATCTTTTAGTCTTCAAACTCTTGATATGTCATTTTTCTTCCAATCTTCTTTTCTTTGACCATGCATTCTACCTAAAACTTATTAAACTACAATGAAATtgcaattaaaattaacaaatgacTGATTATCATCACATCCatgattgaaataaatttgGCGTTCCACCAAATGAaccaatttgattaattttcgtATGTTTATGACTAACTTCATTTGGCTCAtagcatccatgattgacaaCAATCATAATTGTTATACATATGACGTTCTTCCAAACCCGAGCATCGCACGGGTCGGTTACTAGTTATATTGAAAGTTGAGTATATCAATCATTCtagaacaaatttttattttatttttgtcatctATTTTAGAAAGGAGGAAGGATGTAGGGACGAATCTACCTTTCTTCAAATGGAGGCAGCTGACCGCAAATATTTGTACTACTACTATGTGTACGCAATCAGAGTTGAAAAAAGGAAACTTTTTGTGAGACCCGTTTTAGTTAATATTGTATGGAAAAAGAGTGATCCATTTCATTTCAGCTTCCTGATAAAAATTACAATCTCAACACAAATTCATTCTCATTCTTGCTGTGAAATCAATTCTTAACAATTTCCGACAACATGATGAATACTCTAATCCAAATTTGGAGATGGGTTATGCAGCCAAAGGTGTGGAGATTTGTATGTTCTGTTTCAGCTGTTATTGGACTGCTCTGTTATGGTCTCAGCTCTTCCTTCAACTATCTCTTTGGACATTGGAATGTCTTGAAGATTGTTCTATATAGCCTTTTCAGCTTCATCATCGGCTTCTTGAATTTATTTGCAAACAAATGGCAACACTCAACAAGTCATTGGATTAAAGCTCACGCAGCTTTTTTGGTATTAACAATCACTACACTCTACTCATTCTTCTTCGATAAATTAATGAAGGGAAAACCAGATGCATATAGTCTACTTTCATGTGCTGCTTTTGCTATCATGTCACTGAGTTTGTCGCGGGAAACTCAGTCCGGATTCAAAATCGATCTTATGTATTTTTTCCTTGGAAGTCTAATTCTGCAACTGATGAAGATTAAATTGATATTATTCATTCCAGGAGCAGGTTTCGGTTACTTAATTGTTATTCTTCGTTCTTATTTCTCTTCTATAAATGATGCAATTCAAGCTGAGTCACATTCACATTCACTACAATTGGCCAGTATTACTGATAATGACGATCCCACTAGTCTTCAAGATGAAAATCTGAATGTTATTGTCAATCCACATTCAACACAACTGACCAGTACTGATATTGGAAGTAGTATGCTGGAACAACTCAGTGATTATGTGAAAGCACTTCAGCAAGAAAATTCAACTCTCATCGAAATGCTTATGGAGAAGTTGAAGGATTACCTAAGTGATGATTCTGCATTTAGTGGATTTAATGTGTCCGAGGACACGGACTTCATGATCATGGCGCTGCCAACTGAAACAATCGACAACATTCACAAAACAGCCAAGTTGATGGTTAGTGCCGGTTTTAAGAGGGAATTCTCGGACGTGTACAGCAGTTCCCGAAGGGATTGTTTGGTCGAAAGCCTCTCAAGATTAGGGTTCAAGAAACTCACCATTGAAGACCGTCGGATGTTGTCATGGAAAGAAATCGAAAACAAGATTGTAAGATGGATCAAAGCTTCCAACGTGGCTTTGAAGATATTGTTACCCACTGAAAGGAAACTCTGCGATCGGGCTTTCTTTGGGTTCTCCTCCACTGCTGATTTGTCATTTATGGGTGTTTGTTGTGAATCCGCACTTCAGCTGCTGAATTTCGCGGATGTTATTGCCATTGGAAGCGGATCACCAGAGCAGTTGCATAGAGTCCTCAAGGTGTTCGAAACAATGCGTGACCTAATAATTCCAGAGTTTGAGTCTTTGTTCCGTGATCAATACAGTGCATCCCTGCAAAAGGAAGCAATCACAGTTTGGAAGAGATTGGGGGAAGGGATCAGAGGCATTTTCACGGAGTTTACGAATCTGATTCAGCAAATTTCAGCTGAGGAAGTAAATCTCGATGCGGAAATTCACCCGATCACCATTCACGTGATGAATTATCTCTGTGCTGCTAGTCAGTCACGGAAGACCCTGGAGCAAGTGTTCGAAGGAGATTATGGGGATCTATTGAAGGAATATCCTAAAATTGAGGATAGAGTGCAATCCTCTTCCAATGTCTCAGGGCAGATGGGTTTGATTATGGAGCTATTAGAGAGCAAGTTGATAGCCGAATCCAAACTCCATAGCAGGCTGACTGATTTGTCTCTACGATTCTTGATCAGAAACGTTGACTACATTGTTCAAAAGGCTAAAGAGTGTGAATTAGGAACCATTTTAGGAGATGATTGGTTCAAAAATCAGGCTACCCAATTTAACCAAGagataaaacaaaaagaagaggAACTGCTGTCAAAAAAgctaaaacaaaaacaagacgAACTGCTGttgaaaaagcaaaaacaaaaagaagaagtACTGCTGTCAACCGCAGGTGTTAAGCTACCACAAATGGCCCAAGTGTTTAGAAGAAGAGGTTGACAATACCATGTTCGAACATTAATCCTTGCAATTATGTAATGCAATGTCAGTGTCAACTGAACaatgaatgttgtttttaatagaaaaTTGGTTTTGCTATTCAAAAAGGCGGTATAGTTTGTTGTCCGTCTTTCATTCACATGTAATTTTCCTATACTTATTgcgaaaatgttaaatagtgcacccGGTGCCCTagttaattttcatttaaacTAAGATATTATTAACACATGATAGAATTTATGATTTATAATTATTCATAGAATATTACAgtataatttatgttttttttacaagtagtctagtgactaaatttttactttttaaagttATTAAGTGGAGGGTTCGAACCTCGATTGCTGCAATAACATGCAATGTCACTGTCAAATAAGTTATATTCACGGGCACATAATTTatgatttataattatttttagaatAGCTTAGGatttatttcttatttaaaaGTATTTGTTCATAAATATTGCAATTATCACTTTAATATCTAATATGCAGTGGGTCACACAATATTCAATTACTTTTTTGAgggggagaaaaaaaaaaagctcaatATATAGAGAGCAATAGATATATGTCaaagagaaaccctaaaaaaataaaaagtagagTGCCGATCTTCCTTGTTCTCTAGCTCACCACTGCATCACATCCTTTCATCCTAACAGAACCATCGCTCAAGTCCTTCCACACTCATAGCTCCACCGCTCGAATTTGCCCTACCCAGTTCAGGTCATTTTCTAGTTGTTCAAGCTCGCCACTGGCTGGTTCCGATCGGTGCTATCCGGCGCCGGTGATGGGTGGTTGTTTGTGATGTaacaaagtttttcacaagaaagggggttttgaattgtgaccttttaaaattttaatctgCAAATCAAGTTAGATAAATAACAAACTACAATAGCAAGCCTTTAGATTGTTACGAGAACATTCTCCTCAAAACACAAATGtaaataagtgatttgtgtgtaaagtgtttgtaaaaataaaagattaagggaagagagaatcaCACAAGAATCTTATCTTgattcaccccttaatagtatgagCTACTCTagtccccacttgcgtgagattgtccactataatctagaccaagattacaaTCTTCCGTTTGATCTAAAATCGAGATCATAAAATATCCAGTTGTCACAAGCTGGTCTACCTTAACAAGGTACTCTCAAACAATTCTAACAAATTGACTTAAGTAGATCTAAAGATTTAGCAAGAGTtctttggatctaagcttaaAACAATCCTAAACTGgttgtgaagcttacaaatgaAATACACTCAAAATACTCAAAAGAATATAGATCCTAGATTTCTAGAGAGCTTGGAGTATGAGTGAAAAAGAAGAGCTTGATTGCTTAAGATTGAATAAGTATGATTTCCTTTGTGTGCTTCAAGTTCTTACTCTTCAAATTGGTTGAACGTgttatttatagatggagatgatcctttgttgcttggacatcacacatatCTATTGTGAGTGTAGAAATAGTcgttgtgagagaaacaaaacagtcCATGTGAATATGTCCTTtagatgcttcaggagatcatTCTTTCAATGGTCTCTGATTGTGATGCACTACAAGATGGCAAAGATATTTTTTATGCCAACTGTAATGAGTTGTTTCTGACATATATCCGTTGCAAAGCCTTTGGCCATGTGTGGAAAAAATATTAGATCAGTTCGGATAAGATTGCCACATGAGTGTAAAAATCTGGGAGACCATTCTCCAGAATGTTGGAGACCATTCTCTCCACCGGTGTGGATAAAGCCAACGTGCTTAATGAGCTGTTGTAAGTTGTATACCAGCTGTAAACACCCAAGGGAAGCATAGAGTATcaactattcacttgtcctttcaAGTGCGGGATGAGATAAACATATTTGAttgttgaaatttgaattcCTAATTGATGGTTAGTCTAATTAGCTAATCCCCGCACAACACATTCTTGGGAAGGCCATAACCCTAGCGGAAATTAGTGCCATGACTGGTCCAAAATACTCAAGCTTATGATGATACTACGCGGAACAACTAGGATGTCAAAGACCCTAATTACACTTGTTTCCTAAACAGAAAATTAAATGGACTCAATTAAATATGATTCCACATTCGTgtgctttatatatatattttttttttgtacctCAGTGTGTGGCTATGGAAAGGAAAAGGGGCTCAATAGGGCTAGCAAAAGAgggaaagaaaaaattgatgacataGAAAGTCGAGAACTTGACCCTTCTTTTGCTGATCTTCAATTGCCAATCACCACCGACATTCTTCTTCGACATCCGATCAAGCTTGTTCTCATTTGTAAACATGTTTGTAGAACTTGGAACACATTGATTTCAGACCCACATTTTGCCAAATTGCACGTTGACCGGTCACGATTGGTTTCCTGATTCGTGCACCTGATCGAGAACTAGTCTCGAGAACCATGTACCTTCTTTAGGATGAGCTTCCAGAACTTGACAGTAAATGCAGCAATATTTTGAAGCTTGAACCTACATTCAAGCTTCCCCTTCGTGATGGTGAACTGGATTGGTGGGATGATGGATTTCATGTGGTGAATTCTTGCAATGGTTTGTATATAGAATTTTGAATGTTGAAATCAATGTGGTAGGAACACCAACATGGAAGAATGTTAGATTTGATGGTAACTTTTCTTCAATAAAAAGTCTCGAATATCCCACTTTTGTGAATGAGGCACTTCATTGGATATATTTTGCGGATAAGAAATATTGAATTTTGTGTTTCAACTTTGAAACTGAAAAGTTGCAATTAATAGGTTTGCCATCTCCAACTTTCTTTCGACATGGATTCATGCATAATAGTATTAGCATGGGAGCATTCAGGGACTCTCTTTATGTATGCAATGCGTCTTTACCTAGTTCAGTGGATGTGTGTGTGGATCATGAAGAATGATGACACTGGAGTTTTGTGGACTAAGGCTTTTGTATAGGGATATTAGTTTATATTGGCCATTAAAATACTTTGATAATGGATACTGTATATTGGAGTATTGTTCAAAGAAAGGGTTTATCTACTATGACACTAATAATCGACCAAACAACTTTCTAGTTTGTGGAACTCAAgatgtttttttaaatttttctttttgttgattGTTGAATATATGTTTCCTTAACAATCATAAGAATTTTGATATCATTTGTCACTTAACAATTATATGTAGTGATGTTGCTTATATGTTGTAATTTTATCATGAGTTTCCTaattttgttcttattttgTATAGGTGTGCAATGTTCAAATTTCCTGAAGAATGAAGTTCTCTACTTAGCTTAAGCTTTTTAACTTGGCAAGTTTATATAATCTTTATTATCTTGAATATGATGAAAAGCATACCTCGTTAGAAGTAATTGTCATTTGCCAAGTTTATGCTATATcacaattttaggtttttctatGCTCTAGTTGTGActtttggaaggaaaaaaaacttgTATTAGGGTTGAGATTCATTAATGGTTTCATTGGAATGACATTATATTAATACTACTACTAAATTGTCTTTTATTATTGCTTAGCCTTTTCATTCTATTTATTGATCTCCTTATACATTGTTTGCTGAGATGAATTTATGTTCATAAGGTGTAGAGAGAAGCACAATACATAGATGTAAAAGGTAGATTGCAAAACATTGGAAGAAGTTATGTAGTTTTAGTGATTTCATGCCGAATTGCAGATCAAAACCACACCATGATATTAAAGTGTTATTTCATGTTCTGATAAGGACTGCATCAATTGTTTTCAAATTGAGTGTATTGTTGGCTATCAAATGTGAACCAACcaatacaaacattaaaataaaataaaaaataaaaaaaaaaagttaagcaCTTTTGAACTTCTGATTTTGGTATATATGTTTGGGGTGTTTTTTTCTGATGCCATGTTACTTTTGAAGcacatttgcaattttttattttcaattttactttgTATATTGGTGGCTGGTTTGacattttattatgaattttctttttaattttgatagaaAGATTATAGAAGTTGGCTAGAGAGAATGTAATTTCTATTCTTTTGAAagtattcaatttatttttaaaatgcatTTTCAAAAACTTCTGTTATACAAGCAGAAACTTATACAAGTCCACAAGACAGAACCAACAATCTCCAAAAATCCAAACAGCTTATTCCAAAGTAGTTAGAATAAGAGAAATTCTTTGatagacacaaatataaatatgaggtgttaggcacactcacataAACAAGCAAaaatcaaaaagaaaagaaataaatgatGCTGAT encodes:
- the LOC123922987 gene encoding exocyst complex component EXO70A3-like; translated protein: MMNTLIQIWRWVMQPKVWRFVCSVSAVIGLLCYGLSSSFNYLFGHWNVLKIVLYSLFSFIIGFLNLFANKWQHSTSHWIKAHAAFLVLTITTLYSFFFDKLMKGKPDAYSLLSCAAFAIMSLSLSRETQSGFKIDLMYFFLGSLILQLMKIKLILFIPGAGFGYLIVILRSYFSSINDAIQAESHSHSLQLASITDNDDPTSLQDENLNVIVNPHSTQLTSTDIGSSMLEQLSDYVKALQQENSTLIEMLMEKLKDYLSDDSAFSGFNVSEDTDFMIMALPTETIDNIHKTAKLMVSAGFKREFSDVYSSSRRDCLVESLSRLGFKKLTIEDRRMLSWKEIENKIVRWIKASNVALKILLPTERKLCDRAFFGFSSTADLSFMGVCCESALQLLNFADVIAIGSGSPEQLHRVLKVFETMRDLIIPEFESLFRDQYSASLQKEAITVWKRLGEGIRGIFTEFTNLIQQISAEEVNLDAEIHPITIHVMNYLCAASQSRKTLEQVFEGDYGDLLKEYPKIEDRVQSSSNVSGQMGLIMELLESKLIAESKLHSRLTDLSLRFLIRNVDYIVQKAKECELGTILGDDWFKNQATQFNQEIKQKEEELLSKKLKQKQDELLLKKQKQKEEVLLSTAGVKLPQMAQVFRRRG